A stretch of Eleutherodactylus coqui strain aEleCoq1 chromosome 2, aEleCoq1.hap1, whole genome shotgun sequence DNA encodes these proteins:
- the PIN1 gene encoding peptidyl-prolyl cis-trans isomerase NIMA-interacting 1, with protein MADEEKLPPGWEKRMSRSSGRVYYFNHMTNASQWERPSGSGKNGQAEPPAKVRCSHLLVKHNQSRRPSSWRQERITRTKDEALEHINGYIQKIKSGEEDFEALASQFSDCSSAKAGGDLGNFGRGDMQKPFEDASFALRPGEMSGPVFTDSGIHIILRTE; from the exons ATGGCGGATGAGGAAAAGCTGCCGCCCGGTTGGGAGAAGCGCATGAGCCGCAGCTCTG GGCGTGTATATTATTTCAACCACATGACTAATGCCAGCCAGTGGGAACGGCCCAGTGGAAGTGGGAAAAATGGACAAGCTGAACCACCGGCAAAGGTACGATGTTCTCACCTGCTGGTGAAACATAACCAGTCGAGACGTCCTTCATCgtggaggcaggaaagaattacACGCACCAAAGATGAGGCTCTGGAGCACATTAATG GATATATCCAGAAAATCAAATCCGGAGAGGAGGACTTTGAAGCTTTAGCCTCACAGTTTAGTGACTGCAGTTCTGCCAAGGCCGGAGGTGACTTGGGAAATTTTGGGAGAG GTGACATGCAGAAACCCTTTGAAGATGCTTCTTTTGCTCTGCGGCCTGGAGAGATGAGCGGCCCGGTTTTCACAGATTCTGGCATCCACATTATACTTCGCACTGAGTGA